The DNA window tgATCTAAATTATAGTGTAGATTTTTGTTTCAGTGTAGAGATTTTGTTTTTCACAATCATgatcaaattatctttttctttttattatgattattatgatttttaacAAACATAATAGCCCTTTGTTTTTATGTATTGAACACACCTTTACAGGTGATGCTGCAATAAGAGCCCCAGTTATGCCACCGCCCAAAACGTGACCATCAGACCCTGATAGTAGTATGCTTAAACCTCTGGTGGTGCTTCCAATACTTTTTGAGAATGTGTAGTAGCCAGTAAGACTGATAATCTGAAACCGCCCCTACAAAACACACAGACGacggtaaaatattattttttggatttctATTAGTTCGTGCTTAGTGTACTTGTGCACGAACTGTTGTGAACTTCGCGACAGAGTGTATAAAAAGAAGACCTCGTATGTGACACTTCCACCACATGTTAGAGCTTGAGAAATTGTCACACTCGATATTTCACCATTTGCTGAGACGATACAAACAGTTTGTGAGGCACTTTGAGCGAGCGATATTATCTTTGAAGATACGTCCTGCCAAATAAAACCATATAAGGTAATGATATATTAACCAAatctacaaaaatattattacaatctTATAATATTTCAACATAAGCAATCCCATACAAAGCAATTTCCACAAAAGTCATTGAAATTCCTAACAAGTATCAACTGCAATATGGAATGACCAAAATTAAGACAATTAAAAAAGGTAAATACGTGAGAAAGCCAAAGCATCATGTCCACAATGAGCAACACTAAAGAGATAGAAATGAAAATGCAAACATGAGTAGGAATCAACTCGACTAATCTCTTGAGGAGGCTAGCACAACAACCCACCACCATGATCTCCCatttccatattttatttttaatgaggATCGAATCTAAGACCCTGTAATACTAAGCTCCTTAGTCCAATCCTCTTGTCACTAAACTACCTAAAGGTGACAAGGACAAGTAATTTCTACCCTAATGCGCTGAATTGTTTTCTTGGAGTCATTATCTATGAGGTTTGGAGAAAAAGATTGCAAGACAATACTCCAGAAGTCAGAAGAGCAGAAGACAATATTTTGAATGACATATGAACAACAAGGATTGCACTCATTCACAATACCTTCAACAATTGGATCTTTAATAGGAATGAGGCATTGAAGACAAttgaaaatcattaaaaatatgttgaatCTCAATTGATAATGGTAATGTGAAGCTAGATGGACTAATGATATGATATTTCCAGTTTTTATTGTGCAAATATGAACAAACTATATAACTATAAGTAATAAGAGTGCAATAACACACCTCTCCTGCATTAACTATGATCGTATGAGGAGTAAACTCATAACCATTGCTTGATGAGCctgcaaaaacaaataatttatttcattccaGAAATGTCAATGCATACTCTTCAGATTCCAGATGCTATGTTTGTTCAACAACAGAATGGAAAGCCTCTTTAAGTATCATCAAAATTGCTCATTCAACCTAGCTAGATTTAAAACTTGTTTCACAGAAAATTGAGATCATGATCCAACTACAGCATTTGAAGATTTCTCATTAGGATTTGACACAGCACAAACCATTGAATCGAGGAATTGAATAGAAACATCTAATACTATCAAAAGGGAAGTTTATCTGTGTGTGTTACCATTTCCTCCGAGATCTTGTTGGTATTTACGACTCGAACCTGCTGGCCGGCCTCTTTTCTTACCAGAAGGCGATGACGACGTTAACTGCTTACGATTCCGTAAGCCAGCAGGAATCACCTTGACATCATCAGGAGCGTATTTCCTCGGCCTTCCGCGTTTACGTTTGGTCTGATGATCGCCGATGAGAATATTTGGCTGAGGTAGAGGCAAAATAGAATCATCGAGAACTTGGAATGCCTGAGGCGGAGAAGACGGAGATGGCGATGAAGCTCCTGGCATCAACGGCTTGTACACAACTACTGCATCGTTTGTGTAAGATAATTGCATGTTTGACATCAATCCTGTCGCATTGGCCGAAGACTGATTCAAAGGATTACTGCCGCCATTATTATCATCTAGAAGACCAAACGGCTCCATACCAGAAATCATTCGATACTGTAGAACAGTAAACAAGTTACCAAAGCACTGATTATATGTAATTTTAGGAGAATTCTGAAATTGAAGAGAGGATGGAGATGTGAAGAATCGGACAAACCTGATCAAAAACTCCAATAGATCTAGCAAAAACTCGTCCAAAATTTACAGAATATCACTTTTCCATCTACGAATCTGTTGTTCAAAATTCAGTTACGgaataattcattgttttttggTATATTTTCTCATGAAATTccattgttttatatttatgcacttgaaatataaatgagaataaaaaGAGGTAAATGAACCAGTAAATGCAGGTGAAagaatataaaagtaaattagggtttttacaatattataaactaattattattagagAAATGATAGTAAATAGAATTTGAGGTAGGAAtgatagattaaaaaaattacaaaattttctttattctctctaatcttttattatttttacaatgaTATAGTgacatattattcaattctgtcaaatttgaattatgattcaaatttcaaactttttcattaaaaatttataaataaaatatttattttattaatttaactatcgaATTTAAGCCACCGACCACCAACAAATGTATAATCCTTATTTACATGAAAAactcaattttatataattttaataataaaaattcaaaaaaaatgtcaaaatttcaATTAGTCCATTAGGAGAATTACTTTTATATagaattattaagaaataatttttattattttgtttaatatatatatatatatatatattatttaagtattttttttatctaactaGGAAAATTTTCGTACTATACACACgaataaggataaaaataaaataaattaaaaaaattataataatatttattcaatgtttaaaattattaaaataaaaaatataacgctttcattccacattttattcacttcgataaaataacttattttctcacatgtttcatcaaatattttttccgaatgaatctttcatttcgtgactttaaactttcactttgtcaatcaaatatttgatttatatttttttaataattagcatcgtgacctcacgcttttttcaattaaatatttaattcatatttctttaaccactttctAATGTTACCGGTCTATtatcactcgacaaaccacatctcaatcacatttagttaaatgttgtacttgttttgttaggttgcaagtttgaaacctacaaataacatttttaaatttatttttaacagtttaagtttatgggcgggtcaacccacaatccgacccaagtatccatttactctcacataaatattcaaattaaccgcagctctcgatccggcaatccggacactttaaaaattaagcatcattacatatatatatatatattagttagttaaaaatttgaacttttaatgtctcgcgttcatcaaatttggtgttgaatcttaaatataaagtgttgttagcctagttggttaaagagttgtatttgttttgttatgttgcaagttcgaaacctacaaataatatttttaaatttatttttaaccgttttaagtttatgggcgggtcaacccacaatccaacccaaatatccaaattaaccacaactctcgacccggcaatccgaacactttaaaaattaagcatcattatatatatagattatttattttttaaagttaaaattttgaaaaaaacaaaaaaataattttatttatttgacattttataaaaacaaataatagtacttatttttttttattaggaaaATTGGATCAAAATGTATAACCCACAAAAGTAGAGTAATTCTTTGCAATGACTTTTTTTCACTAATAAAAGACAAAATTGtccttaatatatttatttcttcatttttcttttttttttctcttctcttcttcccCGTAACGACGCTATCCCTGCTATCCTCGCTATCTCCGACTCCCCAAGCAAAGCAACATCGGATGGACGCTTCCCCTCCCGACGACGTCTTCAGCACCGACGTCTGCATCCTACACAGATCTATAGTAAGTCTCTCCTCGACGACTCCATCAATTCAAAGCTCTCAAGCGCGACCTCAATTCAACAGGATCATGGTAGCCCCCGTCACATTATTCGCACTTCTCATCTTCTTCACTACGGCTTCTCATCCTCTTCACTACGGTTGCTCATAGTTTGCGCCGACACAATCTATAATTTGCGTCGACACAAAGAATGATAGAAATAAAACgatagattaaaatatatagcatatatatattattatttttaatcaattaatagcatttaaactaaataaatataatttatattaaacaattatattatagttaataagagtaatattataaatatatggaataGATGAGAGagttaataaaatgattaaaaagagattacatagatgagagagaatgaataaaaaaatattttaaaatgatgagagagaaaaagactgagattataatcttaaacgctAAGGAGGTAGATAGAGAAAAAATCGAGTTTAAAcgtaaaaatgtttttgattttaattttaattttttgagtgAGCTTATTtcataaagtttattttaaaataattgatatgaataaagaaagtaatttattattattattattattattattattatttttcacatttccaTACTCTCCCTTTGACCCAATATttcaattgttaatttatttttaagctctctcacatttttcatattatttaggtacttttaaataattaaagttagtataataattttatataaaaatattataaatatatggaataGATGAGATAGTGAATAGAATGattaaaaagagattaaatatattagagagaatgaataaaaaaatattttaaaatgatgagGGAAAAAAAGACtgagattataatcttaaacgctAAAGAAGGAAGTAGagaaaaaattgagtttaaacgcaaaagtatatttgattataatttgttGAGTAAGCTTATTACACAAAGTTACTATAACAGATTATTAAACAAAGTTACTATAAAAGCTTATTACACAAACGTCATACTATACTACTTATAAACGCTAAATCAAGCCCTTAGTTGAACACCCATCTTCCTTGGGCTTAGCTGACCCACTTGTTATCTAAGGGTTTGTTTGCTTTGTGTAGTTTAGTAGTTTCtctattttttactttaaaatgtcttaactaattttaaaaaattccaaaaatataaaacaataaaaaataatatttctaataaaaaaaaaacattttgataaagacccttttgatttcattttatgATTTAAGATTGACCATATAACTTAGATGGCATGTTTTAGAAATAGATTAATACCAACCTAGTCACATATTTAGGCTTGGATTCATCTTTAGATGCATATATTAggacataataaataaataaggtataAAATCATATTCTTTTAAATGAGCAAGAGTTTATAGTAGAGACCGTCACTTGATGGACACATGGGACATAACATCGATTCTCTTTCTCACGTATAGTAAGTATTGAACCAAGAATATAATCTCTAAGTCAtgtttgaacaagtaaaataattttcagTCCCAATTTCTCAAAGAGTAAGGGGATGCTTGGTACGTGATTTATGTGTCGACGCTAAAAAAGTAAAAGCTAGTCCAAATTGTCATTTTTTAACGTACTCTTATTGCACTTATCATTTTGTTTTCTCGTTTCACCCGAGACttgagagaaatgtgagttATGTTACAATTATTATCGAGTCGAGATGCAATCCTCCTAAGGGACAATCTTTAGGCATTATAGTATTATAATTGTTATCCTCTTTAATTCACATCCATCCAACATGTAGACACCCAAAATTTACAATTcctaatttaaacaaataaaaataaattaatattaattttatactattttgagaaataaataaaaaaaagaactaTAGCCTAATCCATTGGCTCAACTCAAGCCATAAGTTGGAGCCCAACCTCAACAGCAGGCCAGACCCACCAGTAAGAAGGCCCAATGCAAAAACGATCtgggattaaaataaaataaatgaaaagccAAAGGAAGACTCCAAGGTCAGATATCAATCATTGATCTGAACCACCATCTGAGAACTTATTAAATCAATCCCATCATACTTCTATTTGAGAcagttttgttaaaaaaaataaagcagTGATTTAGGTCAACCTATATCCAATCCAGCCCATAACCCGCTTTCAGGGCCCATATCTAATAAAGCCCAG is part of the Impatiens glandulifera chromosome 1, dImpGla2.1, whole genome shotgun sequence genome and encodes:
- the LOC124932026 gene encoding AT-hook motif nuclear-localized protein 10-like, with amino-acid sequence MVCAVSNPNEKSSNARLSILLLNKHSIWNLKSSSSNGYEFTPHTIIVNAGEDVSSKIISLAQSASQTVCIVSANGEISSVTISQALTCGGSVTYEGRFQIISLTGYYTFSKSIGSTTRGLSILLSGSDGHVLGGGITGALIAASPVKLVVGSFNEGEESSKDVKQTEADPSKVLTGTWSVKSPLSHGTTSECSGGPGSPFNLSNGVCNNSMQQDMGTISF